Proteins from a single region of Sneathiella aquimaris:
- a CDS encoding tyrosine-type recombinase/integrase encodes MEHLQQVLFDVHGNRKYLTTKEWYSFLRAAELQPPDVRTFCAVLAYTGCRISEALALTPERIKFDEGVIIFETLKKRRKGVFRPVPVPAELLEALDLVHQIKRSQSLQKYRNVKLWPWARNTGWRNVKIVMEKANVVGTHASPKGLRHTFGIRTTQSGVPLNLVQRWLGHSRMETTAVYLDARGEEERAYMEMFWKNNK; translated from the coding sequence TTGGAACACTTGCAGCAGGTTTTGTTCGATGTACATGGCAATCGGAAATATCTAACGACCAAAGAATGGTATTCTTTTCTGCGGGCGGCGGAACTGCAACCGCCTGACGTTCGCACTTTTTGCGCCGTTCTCGCCTATACGGGATGCAGGATATCCGAAGCGCTGGCACTAACGCCGGAACGGATAAAGTTCGATGAAGGGGTTATCATCTTTGAAACCCTGAAAAAGCGCCGGAAAGGCGTGTTTCGTCCGGTTCCGGTTCCGGCAGAACTTCTTGAAGCCTTGGACCTTGTGCACCAAATCAAGCGTTCTCAATCCCTGCAAAAATACCGCAATGTGAAGCTGTGGCCCTGGGCGCGAAATACCGGCTGGCGCAACGTCAAGATAGTTATGGAGAAGGCAAACGTTGTTGGCACCCATGCCTCACCGAAGGGACTGCGCCACACGTTCGGAATTCGCACGACACAGAGCGGTGTGCCTCTCAATCTGGTTCAAAGATGGCTTGGCCATTCACGTATGGAGACAACCGCAGTCTATCTCGATGCGAGGGGGGAGGAAGAGCGCGCCTATATGGAAATGTTCTGGAAAAACAATAAGTAA
- a CDS encoding helix-turn-helix domain-containing protein produces the protein MASLCPRPHCPQFRVMGATQKRCASSFRGFEHPAHRQRRKHGLDFSDKDQLKEIDRHIGQRIKMLRKAYGLSQIDLSASLGVSYQQVQKYENATNRLSASRLYAICEIFDISLHYFFLNYHHK, from the coding sequence ATGGCATCGTTATGTCCAAGGCCGCATTGTCCCCAGTTCCGGGTCATGGGTGCGACCCAAAAGCGATGCGCCTCATCGTTTCGGGGTTTTGAACATCCGGCTCACAGACAAAGGAGGAAGCATGGATTGGATTTCAGCGACAAGGACCAACTGAAAGAAATTGACAGACATATTGGCCAACGCATTAAAATGCTGAGGAAGGCCTACGGGCTGTCCCAAATCGATCTGAGCGCCTCTCTTGGCGTTTCATATCAGCAAGTCCAAAAATACGAAAACGCAACGAACCGCCTTTCCGCAAGCCGCCTCTATGCAATATGTGAAATATTCGACATTTCGCTCCACTACTTCTTTTTGAATTATCACCATAAATGA
- a CDS encoding ParA family protein, with product MVSFVASKGGAGKSTLAIQCAVHASQNGLNVLILDMDSQGSVRDWYDQRLQTISEFSEQHHSRLHVQPVQLGELVETVERARASGIDVLVIDTAGDDRLGTASVVGVSDQVLVPCRPTMRDLKGAIQTFQMVSRQQKSFAFILNQTPPQTAAKGGRVREAAQVLLQMGTLCPVPVVARVDYQDADGLGLGVTEFNPSGKAASDIRALWAWVENRK from the coding sequence GTGGTCTCTTTCGTCGCCAGCAAAGGCGGCGCAGGCAAAAGCACATTGGCGATTCAATGTGCGGTACATGCCTCACAAAATGGTTTGAACGTTTTAATTCTGGACATGGACAGTCAGGGCAGCGTGCGTGACTGGTATGACCAGCGATTGCAGACGATTTCAGAATTTTCCGAACAGCATCATTCACGATTGCATGTGCAGCCAGTTCAGCTTGGTGAACTGGTGGAGACTGTTGAGCGCGCTCGTGCTTCCGGCATTGATGTTTTGGTGATCGATACGGCAGGCGATGACAGGCTGGGCACAGCCTCTGTTGTCGGCGTCAGTGATCAGGTGCTGGTACCGTGCCGACCGACGATGCGCGACCTGAAGGGCGCAATCCAAACCTTCCAGATGGTGTCGCGTCAGCAGAAGTCGTTTGCATTCATTCTCAATCAAACCCCGCCACAAACCGCCGCCAAGGGCGGGCGTGTGCGAGAAGCGGCGCAGGTTCTTTTGCAAATGGGGACACTTTGCCCAGTCCCCGTTGTTGCCCGCGTTGATTATCAGGACGCTGACGGTCTTGGCCTTGGGGTGACGGAATTTAACCCCTCCGGAAAGGCTGCTTCCGACATCAGGGCGCTTTGGGCATGGGTCGAAAATAGAAAATAA
- a CDS encoding DUF736 domain-containing protein, with protein MATIGTFTCVNDVFNGELETLTVKAKISIAIITKEKEGMPDYRVTAGKSEIGAGWIRKSKGGSEYISIKIDDPVWPAPIYANLIERNGSHKLIWNRKGSTKA; from the coding sequence ATGGCAACAATTGGAACATTTACCTGCGTAAACGACGTATTCAACGGAGAACTCGAAACACTCACCGTCAAAGCCAAGATCAGCATTGCGATCATCACCAAGGAAAAAGAAGGCATGCCTGACTATCGGGTCACCGCAGGAAAATCTGAAATCGGCGCAGGCTGGATACGCAAATCCAAAGGCGGAAGCGAGTACATCTCTATCAAAATCGACGACCCTGTTTGGCCAGCTCCGATCTATGCCAACCTCATCGAGCGCAACGGCTCTCACAAGCTCATCTGGAACCGCAAAGGCTCGACCAAGGCCTAA
- a CDS encoding relaxase/mobilization nuclease domain-containing protein, with product MRYKISRRQPAAFRQLSLYLSGPGKEVDRSKAFDETALYLSGEAEGHTTDRVLWMQTRNLHTTDPRAASAIMEATSRAKPNRCKKPAYHFILAFDPEDDKVGKINPDMMKEIADKALTRLELQEHQALIYAHQDKEHPHIHFLVNRIHPDTGKAWNRHNEGRRLLEFCGDIAREYDLNIPHDRNRKQEKDKDKELDLDFAEEQLPEYGFDIEQVIDRLEADGKLPDWLAVANDPYKLPTRRFSKDQVLALREKASDGLLRAAGWDDVSRVMRNTGLKVQKHGQGLVVTDGKAYIGISAINRKCSLKGLEKRFGQDFDTWRRAKAVGAVTGIETERVKSNRVLAADVADMELRGVQMVFEEVHSAEWHVDMREGHLARHEQRHKRQQEHEKRHELHFLDGLSKTYRDPAKARRDWIKLDAELGWERAALRIQENPQIIGPMRGVELVGGKTPDRRAAERSFRYLQSRRMKWLKARDRTQLIAQDLEKHHSLLAQAKRDYRRLIDSLGQNHDMMELLREKIRRRYAALDRLTPKMIREADMSEDRRTELDKALRKHNERKRARSRQRQLDREMGIDPFV from the coding sequence GTGAGATATAAGATATCGCGTCGTCAACCTGCTGCGTTTCGTCAACTATCTCTCTATTTGTCTGGTCCGGGAAAAGAAGTCGATCGCTCGAAGGCTTTTGACGAAACCGCGTTATACCTTTCCGGCGAGGCTGAAGGCCATACCACCGACCGGGTTTTATGGATGCAAACCCGCAATCTTCACACCACTGATCCGCGTGCGGCGTCGGCGATCATGGAAGCAACCAGTCGGGCGAAACCAAACCGCTGTAAGAAACCCGCCTACCACTTCATTTTGGCGTTCGATCCGGAGGATGACAAGGTAGGCAAAATCAATCCGGATATGATGAAGGAAATTGCTGACAAGGCGCTCACCCGGCTTGAGCTGCAGGAGCATCAGGCCTTGATCTATGCGCATCAGGATAAGGAGCATCCCCATATCCATTTCCTCGTAAATCGCATCCATCCAGATACGGGCAAGGCTTGGAACCGGCACAACGAGGGTCGCCGTCTGCTAGAGTTCTGCGGTGACATAGCCCGCGAATATGACTTGAATATTCCCCATGATCGGAACCGGAAGCAGGAGAAAGATAAGGATAAGGAACTTGATCTCGACTTTGCTGAAGAGCAGCTTCCCGAATATGGATTCGACATCGAACAGGTCATCGACCGGCTTGAAGCCGATGGTAAATTGCCCGATTGGCTGGCGGTTGCAAACGACCCCTACAAACTTCCCACCCGCCGGTTTTCAAAGGATCAAGTTCTAGCACTACGGGAGAAAGCCAGCGACGGATTGCTCCGAGCAGCCGGTTGGGATGATGTATCTCGGGTGATGCGAAACACCGGTTTGAAGGTGCAGAAACACGGGCAGGGTTTGGTGGTAACCGATGGCAAAGCGTATATCGGCATCTCGGCCATAAACCGGAAATGCAGCCTTAAAGGCCTCGAAAAAAGATTTGGCCAGGACTTTGATACATGGCGGCGCGCAAAGGCCGTTGGCGCTGTAACAGGTATTGAGACGGAACGGGTCAAATCCAACAGGGTATTGGCCGCCGACGTTGCCGATATGGAACTGCGCGGCGTCCAAATGGTGTTCGAGGAAGTGCATTCAGCTGAGTGGCATGTGGATATGCGTGAAGGCCACCTTGCTCGCCATGAACAGCGCCATAAGAGACAGCAAGAACATGAGAAAAGGCACGAGCTGCATTTTCTTGATGGCTTGAGCAAAACATATCGTGATCCCGCAAAAGCGCGCCGCGACTGGATAAAGCTGGATGCCGAACTGGGCTGGGAGCGCGCTGCGCTGCGCATTCAGGAGAACCCGCAAATCATCGGGCCGATGCGTGGTGTTGAACTCGTCGGCGGGAAAACGCCGGATCGAAGAGCCGCTGAACGGTCATTCCGATACCTGCAATCCCGCCGCATGAAGTGGCTGAAAGCCCGTGACCGCACCCAACTCATCGCCCAGGACTTGGAAAAGCATCACAGTCTTCTTGCCCAGGCCAAACGTGATTACCGCCGCCTGATAGATTCTCTTGGTCAAAACCACGACATGATGGAACTGCTGCGCGAGAAAATCAGGCGTCGATATGCTGCACTCGACCGCCTTACTCCGAAGATGATCCGTGAGGCCGATATGTCGGAAGACCGCCGTACAGAGCTGGACAAGGCTCTTCGTAAGCACAACGAGCGAAAACGTGCTCGATCACGTCAACGGCAACTTGATAGGGAGATGGGAATTGACCCGTTTGTATGA
- a CDS encoding helix-turn-helix transcriptional regulator has product MDVFEVISKIYDAAVDPCDWSAALGGVCDFTGSNGFNIFVLDHLSGTVPFTTSFGIPESLLAEYNAYYVGVDPGIQYFVRNPTQPFYYNYLHTGEKEMAGHEYYDWLENAGGAKYYLARTFKQDDRFSVIATSQRSAKVGHAQAEDFEKLALVGPHIQKAVRINQLFKSVDLRMAAAYDALERLPYGVFLLSEEASVLYMNERAKQAIGERDGLIFSGGRLKAFDPRDDRLLQFTIKQNLSMVDAPTAPNPGYVQISRQKSLHPYTMQVLSLIPSYRLFSKGQPSCIVILSDPSSRLRVRHEALAEIYGLTPTEARIASVLAAGIRPADICQQEGISDNTLRTHRKRILSKIGVETQAQLVQILNAL; this is encoded by the coding sequence ATGGATGTATTTGAGGTCATATCCAAAATATATGATGCGGCTGTTGATCCCTGTGATTGGTCGGCGGCATTGGGTGGAGTCTGCGATTTCACCGGTTCGAACGGTTTTAACATTTTCGTGCTTGATCATCTTTCCGGCACAGTTCCGTTTACCACGTCCTTTGGCATACCGGAAAGCTTGCTGGCTGAGTATAATGCCTATTATGTCGGGGTTGACCCCGGCATACAGTATTTTGTCAGAAATCCCACTCAGCCGTTTTACTACAATTATCTGCATACCGGCGAAAAGGAAATGGCCGGTCATGAGTATTATGATTGGCTCGAAAATGCGGGCGGGGCCAAATACTATCTGGCACGGACATTTAAGCAGGATGACCGGTTTTCGGTGATCGCAACCTCTCAAAGAAGTGCGAAGGTTGGTCATGCACAAGCTGAAGACTTTGAAAAATTGGCGCTTGTCGGGCCGCATATCCAGAAGGCGGTGCGCATCAATCAGTTGTTTAAATCGGTCGATCTACGCATGGCGGCGGCCTATGATGCTCTGGAGCGGTTGCCTTATGGCGTTTTTCTTCTCTCGGAAGAGGCGTCCGTGCTCTATATGAACGAAAGAGCAAAGCAGGCTATCGGCGAAAGGGATGGATTGATATTTTCAGGTGGGCGGTTGAAGGCCTTCGATCCGCGCGATGACCGGCTGTTGCAATTCACAATCAAGCAAAACCTGTCCATGGTAGACGCCCCCACCGCGCCTAACCCCGGTTATGTTCAGATCAGCAGACAAAAATCGCTGCATCCCTATACAATGCAGGTTTTATCACTGATACCAAGCTATCGGCTGTTTTCCAAAGGGCAGCCTTCCTGCATTGTCATCTTGAGCGATCCGTCGAGCCGGTTACGGGTTCGCCACGAAGCGTTGGCAGAGATTTATGGGCTTACTCCTACGGAAGCTCGTATTGCGTCCGTGCTCGCCGCCGGAATACGCCCTGCCGATATATGCCAGCAGGAAGGGATTTCTGACAATACGCTCAGGACTCACAGAAAGCGTATACTCAGCAAGATCGGCGTTGAGACACAGGCGCAGCTTGTGCAAATTTTGAACGCCCTTTGA
- a CDS encoding type IV secretory system conjugative DNA transfer family protein — translation MVWNLLFGESRKAKQERMRREQRERGQKLRRELDPVLRNVLDLLQDIPIDPHIRAEYSGLLWNGELAAARKYIAAVVFPSAPDEYGQIIKNICEQGFWMDPNRLVDSGYILPRGEEVEDALVLGGLTDGLPDSRAVSVCFRGEGHLLTVAPTRSGKGQRYIIPNLLNYMGPAIILDPKGENYQNTAWRRDMFGSLFTFDPFGKCGRSDCFNPLAEIKSWSDAAVLSDLLVEPMSRDRFWDEAGKELLTGIIFHVRTLPEREKRNMAEVVRLLHMGKDDLTLFGEKLQKSTYERLRLLGRRIETEPETLFQSINTTLRVQLSVWLNDEIAQITAESSDGWDMETLWFNDRHAFNSAPYNGVPPGPVIAGGERHHGEAASLYFIIPPEKINTYRSVLRVLVGQHINGLIETHGRHLAELRNDPTMPDDAEERMFKSPRWPWLFVLDELPQLGYMEEIERAISIVGGVDIRLWLITQDIAQLSEVYPKWESILANCKGQVYFQPNDQKTANMISTRLGTAKNLWGEETPLAKPQDLMGPKFSDKAIIVFAGEYPIKADLPPYAYKNEALRRSLEEEKALWGQTIPRREQEPYERYYPFDLAPSNPEGEEVAAATEISERTNDDNETALDVPVKALERAIESSKENPGLPLPPSFKE, via the coding sequence ATGGTTTGGAATTTGTTGTTTGGCGAAAGCCGAAAGGCAAAACAGGAGCGGATGCGCCGGGAACAGCGCGAACGCGGTCAGAAACTCCGACGGGAACTCGATCCTGTTCTTCGCAATGTGCTCGATCTTTTGCAGGACATTCCAATCGATCCTCATATACGGGCTGAATACAGCGGATTACTTTGGAACGGCGAGTTGGCCGCTGCTCGAAAGTATATCGCCGCCGTAGTATTTCCTTCAGCGCCCGATGAATACGGGCAGATCATCAAAAATATATGCGAGCAAGGTTTCTGGATGGACCCGAACCGCCTGGTCGATTCGGGCTATATACTCCCCAGGGGCGAAGAAGTTGAGGATGCTCTGGTGCTTGGCGGGCTGACAGACGGTTTGCCAGATTCGCGCGCCGTATCGGTTTGCTTTCGCGGTGAAGGCCATCTTTTGACAGTTGCGCCGACCCGCTCTGGAAAGGGGCAGCGCTATATCATCCCCAACCTCCTGAATTACATGGGACCGGCCATCATACTCGATCCCAAGGGCGAGAATTATCAGAACACGGCTTGGCGGCGGGATATGTTCGGCTCCCTGTTCACTTTCGACCCTTTTGGAAAATGCGGCCGCTCTGACTGTTTCAATCCTCTCGCGGAAATTAAAAGTTGGTCCGACGCGGCGGTGTTGTCCGATCTTCTGGTTGAACCAATGAGTCGAGACCGCTTTTGGGATGAAGCGGGGAAGGAACTACTCACGGGTATCATTTTCCACGTTCGGACTTTACCAGAACGCGAAAAGCGCAACATGGCTGAAGTTGTGCGGTTGCTCCACATGGGCAAAGATGACCTGACCCTTTTCGGGGAAAAGCTCCAAAAATCTACCTATGAGCGTCTGCGCCTGCTCGGACGGCGCATTGAAACTGAACCGGAGACCCTATTCCAGTCAATCAACACAACATTGCGGGTGCAATTAAGTGTTTGGTTGAACGATGAAATCGCACAAATCACAGCGGAAAGCAGCGATGGCTGGGATATGGAAACGCTGTGGTTCAACGACCGCCATGCTTTTAACAGCGCACCGTACAACGGCGTCCCGCCTGGGCCAGTGATCGCCGGTGGAGAACGGCATCATGGCGAAGCGGCGAGCCTGTATTTCATCATTCCGCCGGAGAAAATAAATACCTATCGCTCTGTGTTGCGAGTGCTGGTCGGGCAGCATATCAATGGTCTGATCGAGACACACGGACGCCATTTGGCGGAACTACGCAACGATCCAACAATGCCAGACGACGCAGAAGAGCGTATGTTCAAGTCTCCGCGCTGGCCATGGCTTTTTGTGCTCGATGAACTTCCACAGCTTGGCTATATGGAGGAAATTGAACGGGCAATCTCGATTGTCGGCGGCGTCGATATCCGGCTTTGGCTGATCACACAGGACATTGCCCAATTGAGCGAGGTGTATCCAAAATGGGAGTCCATCCTTGCCAATTGTAAGGGCCAAGTCTATTTCCAGCCCAACGATCAGAAAACCGCCAATATGATCTCGACCCGGTTGGGCACCGCCAAAAATCTATGGGGGGAGGAAACTCCGCTTGCCAAGCCACAAGACCTCATGGGACCGAAATTCTCGGACAAGGCAATAATCGTTTTCGCCGGTGAGTATCCAATAAAAGCCGATCTGCCGCCATACGCCTACAAGAACGAAGCCCTTAGAAGATCGTTGGAAGAGGAAAAAGCTCTGTGGGGTCAAACGATACCTCGGCGGGAACAGGAACCTTATGAACGCTATTATCCGTTTGATCTGGCCCCCAGTAATCCGGAAGGGGAAGAGGTCGCCGCCGCGACTGAAATCAGTGAGCGGACCAATGATGACAATGAAACTGCGTTGGATGTGCCCGTAAAGGCTCTGGAACGGGCCATAGAATCATCGAAAGAAAATCCGGGGCTTCCTTTACCACCGAGCTTCAAAGAATGA
- a CDS encoding plasmid mobilization protein — protein sequence MARPRKDPESLRRNNLKLRFTDSEYRDLKQRALIAGVTPSHYARETILGRRPKARSADRQILDRALYELQSIATNFTQLANATGDQSFDDWARYVGGDLIERLVDRPEILPVLEDGLARLNEAGQFINQLARQANTGKPLEENQAGDAIEAVREATAPLHEAIELARSDEGRGR from the coding sequence ATGGCGCGGCCACGTAAAGACCCGGAAAGCCTCCGGCGCAACAATCTGAAACTGCGTTTCACGGATTCAGAATATCGCGACCTGAAACAGCGCGCATTGATCGCCGGTGTGACACCTTCGCACTATGCGCGCGAAACCATTCTTGGCCGCCGACCAAAAGCTCGATCAGCCGACCGTCAAATTCTGGACCGGGCACTTTATGAGCTGCAATCCATTGCAACGAATTTTACCCAGCTTGCAAACGCTACCGGCGATCAGAGTTTTGACGATTGGGCGCGCTATGTTGGTGGCGACTTGATTGAACGCTTGGTGGATCGTCCCGAGATTCTTCCGGTGCTTGAGGACGGCCTGGCTCGGCTCAATGAGGCGGGACAGTTCATCAATCAATTGGCGCGTCAGGCCAATACGGGAAAACCACTCGAAGAAAACCAGGCCGGTGACGCTATTGAAGCTGTTCGCGAAGCCACCGCACCGCTCCATGAAGCTATAGAACTGGCGCGATCAGATGAAGGGCGCGGACGGTGA
- a CDS encoding ArdC family protein — MAQTGKTKPDIYEQVTRQIITCIEQGAGEWQMPWHRSGTGLNRPLNIDTNNAYRGINVVALWASAQVRGFSTGTWGTYRQWQNKGCQVRKGEKSSLVIFYKEFAVEDDNAAPDETTLETRRVARASHVFNADQVDGYEEPSTSEPVDPIVRSSTADHFVQATGADIRHGGQRAFYQSQDDFIQMPEEARFVGSETSTATESYYATMLHELTHWSGHKRRCDREFGKRFGDNAYAMEELVAELGAAFLCADLGITNEPRPDHAAYLDGWLNVLKADKKAIFTAASQAARATDFLTGLLDRDREAA; from the coding sequence ATGGCACAGACAGGAAAGACCAAACCGGATATTTACGAGCAGGTAACTCGACAGATTATCACCTGTATTGAGCAAGGTGCTGGCGAATGGCAGATGCCCTGGCATCGGTCAGGAACCGGGCTGAACCGCCCCCTCAATATCGACACCAACAATGCTTATCGGGGGATCAACGTAGTAGCTCTTTGGGCATCGGCCCAGGTACGTGGATTTAGCACCGGAACATGGGGCACCTATCGCCAATGGCAGAACAAAGGCTGTCAGGTGCGCAAAGGTGAAAAATCCTCGCTCGTGATCTTCTACAAGGAGTTTGCCGTCGAAGACGATAACGCCGCCCCTGATGAAACAACACTCGAAACCCGCCGTGTTGCGCGGGCATCCCATGTCTTCAATGCAGATCAAGTGGATGGCTATGAAGAACCAAGCACATCGGAACCTGTGGATCCTATTGTTCGCAGCTCTACAGCCGATCACTTTGTCCAAGCCACCGGTGCCGATATCCGACATGGTGGGCAACGAGCCTTCTATCAGTCCCAGGATGACTTTATCCAAATGCCGGAGGAAGCCCGCTTTGTCGGTTCCGAAACCAGCACGGCGACCGAGAGCTACTATGCGACAATGCTACATGAGTTGACCCATTGGAGCGGTCACAAACGCCGATGTGATCGCGAATTCGGCAAGCGCTTCGGGGACAATGCTTATGCCATGGAAGAACTTGTGGCCGAACTTGGTGCCGCCTTCCTCTGTGCCGATCTTGGCATTACCAATGAACCAAGGCCGGATCACGCAGCTTATCTCGACGGTTGGTTAAATGTTCTGAAAGCCGATAAGAAAGCTATCTTCACCGCCGCCAGCCAGGCTGCAAGAGCAACGGACTTCCTGACCGGATTGCTGGATCGAGACAGGGAAGCGGCCTAA
- a CDS encoding DUF2958 domain-containing protein, with amino-acid sequence MKLLGKRQRVRMLVNGQRNAQRMENEGDTYDFWPVVKLFNPCGAGTWLLTELDPDDPDIAFGLCDLGMGCPELGSVRLSELESIKLMGGALGIERDIHFKAKKSLRAYAVEARQHEVIKA; translated from the coding sequence ATGAAACTTCTGGGGAAACGGCAGCGCGTTCGAATGCTGGTGAATGGACAACGCAATGCACAGCGAATGGAGAACGAAGGCGACACGTATGACTTCTGGCCAGTTGTGAAGCTGTTCAACCCGTGTGGGGCTGGAACATGGCTTCTCACCGAGCTTGATCCCGATGACCCCGATATTGCATTCGGTCTGTGTGATCTTGGGATGGGTTGTCCTGAATTGGGGAGCGTTCGTCTGTCCGAGCTTGAAAGTATCAAGCTTATGGGCGGTGCGCTCGGGATTGAGCGGGACATACATTTCAAGGCAAAGAAAAGCTTGCGCGCTTATGCTGTTGAAGCTCGTCAACATGAAGTCATCAAAGCGTGA
- a CDS encoding phosphoglycerate kinase has translation MGLDMYAMTMENAPETAVDFEASGSVEFFYWRKHPNLHGWMETLYREKDGKAETFNCVNVALSSDDLDRLEADIKSGSLPHTSGFFFGASDGSEVQDDLDFVAKAKEVIKDGDTVFYTSWW, from the coding sequence ATGGGACTTGATATGTATGCAATGACAATGGAGAACGCACCGGAAACGGCGGTAGATTTTGAAGCCAGCGGCTCGGTGGAATTTTTCTACTGGCGCAAACACCCCAACCTGCATGGGTGGATGGAAACGCTCTACCGTGAGAAAGACGGGAAAGCCGAAACCTTCAATTGTGTCAACGTAGCCTTGAGCAGCGATGACCTTGACCGGTTGGAGGCCGATATCAAATCCGGAAGCCTTCCGCATACCTCCGGGTTCTTCTTTGGAGCCTCCGATGGTTCGGAGGTGCAAGACGACCTGGATTTCGTCGCAAAAGCAAAAGAAGTCATCAAGGATGGTGATACGGTTTTCTATACATCCTGGTGGTAG
- a CDS encoding IS3 family transposase (programmed frameshift) encodes MKRSRFTEEQIIGILKEQESGQRTADVCRRHGISEATFYKYKSKYGGMQVSDAKRLKALESENAQLKKLLAESLLDNAVLKDINFKKMVTPAVKRSAVAHACEMHDVSERRACTILGVDRSMVRYRSRRPDDADIRKRLRELANERRRFGFRRLGFLLQHEGIVMNRKKLLRLYRDEGLAVRRRKGRKRALGTRAPMIVPNGPNQRWSLDFVSDALMDGRRFRILCVVDDFSRECLGLIADTSLSGSRVARELDTIIAIRSKPKTIVSDNGTELTGMAILKWSQDRAVDWHYIAPGKPTQNAFVESFNGRLRDECLNETLFTSVRHARAELALWRRDYNHVRPHSSLKGLTPMEVNINWTKQHAPGHAQVHVAITAQKGHQMKQGLYL; translated from the exons ATGAAGCGCAGTCGATTTACAGAAGAACAGATTATCGGGATTTTAAAGGAACAGGAGTCGGGGCAACGAACGGCGGACGTTTGCCGCCGTCACGGCATCAGCGAAGCCACTTTTTACAAGTACAAATCCAAGTATGGCGGTATGCAGGTATCCGATGCGAAGCGCCTGAAGGCCCTTGAATCGGAGAATGCCCAGTTAAAGAAGTTGCTGGCCGAGAGCCTGCTGGATAATGCGGTTCTGAAAGATATCAATT TCAAAAAAATGGTGACGCCTGCCGTCAAGCGATCGGCTGTCGCTCATGCCTGCGAGATGCATGACGTGAGTGAACGGCGGGCGTGCACCATTCTTGGCGTGGATCGAAGCATGGTCCGTTACCGCTCAAGGCGGCCGGACGATGCCGATATCCGTAAACGATTGCGTGAACTTGCCAATGAGCGTCGTCGTTTCGGGTTCCGGCGGCTGGGTTTTCTCTTGCAGCATGAGGGTATTGTCATGAACAGGAAGAAGTTATTGCGCCTGTATCGAGACGAAGGGCTGGCGGTACGGCGGCGCAAGGGACGTAAGCGGGCCTTGGGCACACGTGCGCCAATGATCGTTCCGAACGGGCCTAACCAGCGTTGGTCGCTGGATTTTGTCTCCGACGCCCTGATGGATGGCCGTCGCTTCCGTATTCTTTGTGTGGTTGATGACTTCAGCCGCGAATGTCTGGGGCTAATCGCGGATACGTCCTTGTCGGGCAGCCGTGTCGCACGGGAACTGGATACCATCATCGCCATACGTAGCAAGCCCAAAACCATTGTCAGCGACAATGGAACGGAGCTGACCGGCATGGCTATTCTCAAATGGTCTCAGGATCGGGCCGTTGATTGGCATTATATCGCCCCGGGAAAGCCAACCCAGAACGCCTTCGTTGAAAGCTTCAACGGACGGCTTCGCGATGAGTGTCTAAACGAAACCCTATTCACAAGCGTTCGCCATGCGCGGGCCGAGTTAGCGCTCTGGCGACGGGACTACAACCATGTGCGACCGCACTCAAGCCTCAAAGGGCTAACGCCTATGGAAGTCAACATCAACTGGACGAAACAACATGCACCTGGGCATGCCCAGGTGCATGTTGCAATAACCGCCCAAAAAGGGCATCAAATGAAACAAGGACTCTACCTATGA